One window of the Saccopteryx bilineata isolate mSacBil1 chromosome 2, mSacBil1_pri_phased_curated, whole genome shotgun sequence genome contains the following:
- the ETV4 gene encoding ETS translocation variant 4 isoform X3, protein MQLPGPCPPAPSQHHPSLLSCLFPPAQVPDSDEQFVPDFHSENLAFHSPTTRIKKEPQSPRADPALSCSRKPPLPYHHGEQCLYSRQIAIKSPAPGAPGQSPLQPFPRAEQRSFLRTSGTSQPHPGHGYLGEHSSVFQQPLDICHSFTSSQGGGREPLPAPYQHQLSEPCPPYPQQSFKQEYLDPLYEQLAMGQGGVNGHRYPGAGVVIKQEQTDFAYDSDVPGCASMYLHTEGFPGPSPGDGTMGYGYEKPVRPFPDDVGVVPEKFEGDIKQEGVGAFREGPPYQRRGALQLWQFLVALLDDPTNAHFIAWTGRGMEFKLIEPEEVARLWGIQKNRPAMNYDKLSRSLRYYYEKGIMQKVAGERYVYKFVCEPEALFSLAFPDNQRPALKAEFDRPVSEEDTVPLSHLDESPAYLPELAGPTQPFGPKGGYSY, encoded by the exons ATGCAGCTGCCGGGGCCCTGTCCCCCTGCACCATCCCAGCACCACCCCAgcctcctctcctgcctcttcCCACCAG CTCAGGTACCAGATAGTGATGAACAGTTTGTTCCTGACTTCCATTCAGAGAACT taGCTTTCCACAGCCCTACCACCAGGATCAAGAAGGAGCCCCAGAGTCCCCGTGCAGACCCGGCCCTGTCCTGCAGCAGGAAGCCGCCACTCCCCTACCACCATGGCGAGCAGTGCCTTTATTCCAG ACAAATCGCCATCAAGTCCCCCGCCCCTGGTGCCCCTGGACAGTCCCCCCTGCAGCCCTTTCCCCGGGCAGAACAACGGAGTTTCCTGAGAACCTCTGGcacctcccagccccaccctggcCATGGGTACCTTGGGGAGCATAG CTCCGTCTTCCAGCAGCCCTTGGATATTTGCCACTCCTTTACATCTTCTCAGGGAGGGGGCCGGGAACCCCTCCCAGCCCCCTACCAACACCAACTGTCCGAGCCCTGCCCACCCTACCCCCAGCAGAGCTTCAAGCAAGAATACCTTGACCCCCTATATGAACAGCTGGCCATGGGCCAGGGTGGAGTCAATGGGCACAGGTACCCAGGGGCGGGGGTGGTGATCAAACAAGAGCAGACGGACTTCGCCTACGACTCTG ATGTCCCTGGGTGTGCATCAATGTACCTTCACACAGAGGGTTTCCCCGGACCCTCTCCAGGTGATGGGACCATGG GCTATGGCTATGAGAAACCTGTGCGACCGTTCCCAGATGATGTCGGTGTCGTCCCTGAGAAATTTGAAG GAGACATCAAGCAGGAAGGGGTTGGAGCATTCCGAGAGGGACCTCCCTACCAGCGCCGGGGTGCCTTGCAGCTGTGGCAGTTTCTGGTGGCCCTGCTAGATGACCCAACGAATGCTCACTTCATTGCCTGGACAGGCCGGGGGATGGAGTTCAAACTAATTGAGCCTGAGGAG GTCGCCAGGCTCTGGGGCATCCAGAAGAACCGGCCAGCCATGAATTATGACAAACTGAGCCGCTCTCTCCGATACTATTACGAGAAAGGCATCATGCAGAAG GTGGCTGGCGAGCGTTATGTGTACAAGTTTGTGTGCGAGCCTGAGGCCCTCTTCTCTCTGGCCTTCCCGGACAATCAGCGTCCAGCTCTCAAGGCCGAGTTTGACAGGCCAGTCAGTGAGGAGGACACAGTCCCTTTGTCCCACTTGGACGAGAGCCCTGCCTACCTCCCAGAGCTGGCTGGCCCTACACAGCCCTTTGGCCCCAAGGGTGGCTACTCCTACTAG